CCACAATGCGATCGCCGGTCGGGCTGAACCCCGTGGTTTCCGTGTCGAAAGCCACGAAGGTCACATTTGCCACCAGCGTATTGCGGTGGGGCATCTTGTCGAACTCAAAGCTAGGCGGAACCTTCTTTGAATCGGCTGCCGGCGCGTCAAGGAAAAGAAGCGTTGCCGAGGTGATAATCGCAGTCAAAGAAACAAGCGCCAAGGTGTGCCGCCGCTTACGCAGTACAAACCTTTTATTGAGCAAGTGCATCATTTAAAATTGGTTATGCCCAGAGTCGAATCGTAATTTCGAATGTAATCATACCCGAAGCCCTTAAACAGTCAAGAGGATTGTCCTTTGGAATTACTTGACAAATATTATCAACATTCATGCTGTCCCATTTTCGGGTGTGTTGCCCGGCGGGTTCCACGGCGGGGCCGGAAGTGATGCTTCACGGCGAAAAACTGCGGGATGAGTCTCTTTTGATTGTCAGGGGGTTATTGATCCTTATAATCCGCGCGGTAATGGAGCGGAGAAAAGCGTGAGATTGCGTTTCTACAACACCCTGTCCCGGCAGGTGGATCCTTTTGAGCCCCTGGAAGCCGGCCATGTCCGACTCTATACGTGCGGTCCGACCGTGTATAACGTGGCGCACATCGGCAATTTCCGCGCCTACGTGTTCGAAGACCTCCTGCGGCGCTACCTGAAATTCCGGGGCTTCCGGGTTACCCAGGTCATGAACCTGACGGACGTGGACGACAAAACCATCAAGGGCGCCCGGGAGCGCGGCGTTTCGCTCAACGAGTTCACGCGACAATATAAGGACACGTTCTTCGAGGATTTGAAAACGCTGAACATCGAGCCGGCCGAGTTCTATCCGGCGGCCACGGACCATGTCCCGGAGATGATCGCGCTGATCGGCCGGCTCCTGGAAACGGGACACGCTTACCGCTCGGACGACGGCTCGGTCTATTTCAGCATCAAGACGTTTCCCTCGTACGGGAAACTGGCCCGGCTGGATATCTCCGGCCTGAAGGCGGGCGCCCGGGTGGCGCAGGACGAGTACGAGAAGGACAACGTCGCCGACTTTGCCCTGTGGAAGGCGTGGGACGAGCAGGACGGCGAGGTGGCGTGGGATTCGCCGTGGGGCCGCGGGCGGCCGGGCTGGCACATCGAGTGCTCCGCCATGAGCATGAAGTACCTGGGCGAGAGTTTCGACATCCACACCGGCGGCGTGGACAACATGTTCCCGCACCACGAGGACGAGATCGCGCAAAGCGAGGCGGCCACGGGCAAACCGTTCGTCAAGTACTGGCTGCACTGCGCGCACCTGATCGTCGACGGGCGCAAGATGTCCAAGTCGTTGGGCAACTTCTACACGCTACGCGACGTACTCGGCCGGGGGCATACCGGCCGCGAGGTCCGCTATGTGCTGATGGCCACGCACTACCGGCAATGGCTCAACTTCACGTTCGATTCGCTGCAGGCCGCCCGGTCGGCCCTGGACCGCCTGGACGAGTTTCGCGGGCGCCTGGAGACGCGGGCGGGGGAAGCGACGGACCGGGGCGCGCCGGCGTGGTCCGACGAGGGGCTCGACCGCTTTGTCGCGGCCCTGGACGACGATCTCAATATCTCGGGCGCGCTCGGCGCGGTGTTCGACATGGTGCACGCGGGGAACAAGGCGCTCGACGCCGGCGAGGTGGACCCGCCGTCCGCGCGGCAGGCACTGGCCGTCCTGCAGAGCATGGACCGCGTGCTGGGCTTGATGCCGCCGAAGAAGGCCGAGGTCGGGGCGAACGTCCGCGAATTGGCGGCGCTCCGGCAGAAGGCGCGCGAGGCGAAGAACTGGCCGGAAGCGGACCGCCTGCGCAAGGAATTGCTGGCCCTCGGGTGGCTGGTGAAGGATACTCCCCAGGGGCCGGAGCTGAAAAAGGCCTGACGGCCCGACTTTTTATGCGCGGCAAATTCATCACGTTCGAGGGACCGGAGGGCGGCGGCAAGACCACGCAGGCGAAGCGCCTGATCGCGCGCCTGGAGCGGGAGGGTCATGACGTGCTGTATGCCCGGGAGCCGGGCGGCACGCCGACGGGCGAGGCGATCCGCGACATCCTGCAGTACGACAAGGCCGGCGAGCCGATCTGCCGCGAGACCGAGGTGCTCCTCTTCGCCGCCAGCCGCGCCCAGCTGGTGCGGCACGTCATCCTGCCCGCCCTGGAAAGCGGGCGGCAGGTCGTCTGCGACCGCTTCGCGGATTCGACGACCGCCTACCAGGGCTTCGGCCGCGGCTTTCCCGTCGAGCAGATGCTGACGATCAACGAGTTCGCAATCAACGGGGCGAATCCCGACCTGACGCTGCTGCTGGACATCGATGTCGGTGCGGGCTTCGAGCGCCTGGCCCGGCGCCACCGGGAAACCTCCAGCACCTGGGACCGGATCGAGCGCGAGGAGCGGGCGTTCCACGAGAAGGTGCGGCAGGGTTATCTCGAACTGGCCCGGCGCTGGCCGCAGCGCTTCCGCGTCGTGCCCGCCGGCCGCGATCCCGAGGCCGTGGAACAGGAGATCTGGGACCATGTCCGCCGGATCCTCGCTTGACCGCTTCTCGGAGCTTTTCGAGAACCTTCGCCAGGGGCACGCCGCCGGCCGGCTGGCCCATGCCTACCTGGTGGTCGGCGCGCCGCGCGGCAACGCCCTGGCCCTTTCGGAGGCGCTGCTTCAGCTTCTCTTCTGTACGGGCGAGTCGAAGCCCTGCGGCGAGTGCGCCGAGTGCCGGCGCGTGCGGGAGCATGCCCACCCCGACATCCTCTGGATCGAGCCCGAAAGCAAGGGCCGGCAGATCAAGATCGACCGGATCCGCGAGGAACTCATCCCGCGGCTCTCCCAAAGTGCCTACGGGGGCGGCTGGAAGGCGGGCGTGCTGATCCAGGCCGACCGCATGAAGGACGCCGCGGCCAATGCCTTCCTGAAGATGCTGGAAGAGCCGCCGCCGTCCAGCCTCATCCTGCTGCTGACCGACGCGCCGCAGGAACTGCTGCCCACGATCGTATCCCGCTGCCACCGGCTCCTGCTGGCCGAGGAGCCTGCTGCGCGCACCGAGGCGTGGCTGGGCCCGCTGCTGGAGATCCTGCGGGGCGATGCGCCCGCGGACGCGCTGCAAGCCCTGGCCCAGGTCGCGCGGATGAAGGCCCTGCTCGAGGGCGTACGCGCCGCCGCGGAGGACGAGGCGCCGCCGCAGTCCCCGGGCGAGGCGGAACCGGACAAGGACGTCGAAGAGGCCCGGATACGGACGCGCGTACTCGAGGCGCGCGCGGGCATCGTGCGGCGCCTGCTCGAATGGCGCCGGGACGTGCTGCTGACCGTCCTGGGGATCGGGGCGGAGGAACTGCGCTTCCCGGACGAGGCCGCGGCCCTGCGACGGCAGGCCGCCGGCCTGGACTACGCCGCGGCCCTGCGTCGTTTTCGCGCCGCGGAAGCGCTGCACCGGCAGCTCGAGCGGAATGTCCCGGATGAACTCGCGTTCGAGCACCTCTGGCTGACGGGCTGACGCGGGGGCGGATTTCTGGACAGAGCGCGGACGGGCTGCTACGATGCCAACCATAACGGTGGGGCGGGGAGGCGGGTAAGGACGGAGGAATGATCGCATGGACATTCTGACGATAAAACAAATCGTGGCTTTGATGAAGGACAACGACCTCTCCGAGTTCGAGGTCGAGGAAAAGGGGTTGCGGATGTCCATCAAGCGGACGCTGGGCGGCGAGCCCCGCGTGGCGCTGTCCGCCGTGCCCATGGCCCCGGCGCCCGTGATGGTCTCGGCGGCCGCGACGGCGCCGGGCGTGGCCCCGGTGCCCGCGCCCGCCCCGGCGGCCCCCGCGGAAGCCTCCGAGGAAACGAAGTGGACGCCGGTCAAGTCGCCCATCGTCGGGACCTTCTACCGCGCGTCCTCGCCCGACGCGGAAGCCTTCGTCACCGTCGGCCAGTCGGTGGAGCCCGACACCGTGGTGTGCATCATCGAGGCCATGAAGGTGATGAACGAGATCAAGGCCGAGACGCGGGGCGTCGTGAAGAAGATCCTCGTGGACAACGCCACGGCGGTGCAGTACGGGCAGACGCTGATCCTGATCGAGCCGGCGTGAGGCGCGCCTTTCCGGAACGGAACCAGTCATGTTTGAACGCATCCTGATAGCCAACCGCGGCGAGATCGCCCTCCGCATCATCCGCGCGTGCCGCGAGATGGGGATCAAGACGGTCGCGGTGCATTCCGAGGCGGACGAGTCCTCCATGCACGTGCAACTGGCGGACGAGTCGGTCTGCATCGGGCCGGCGCCGGCGCGGGACAGCTACCTGAAGATCGCCAACATCATCAGCGCGGCCGAGGTGGCGGACGTGGACGCCATCCACCCGGGCTACGGGTTCCTCTCCGAGAACGCGCACTTCGCGGAGATCTGCGAGAACTGTAAGATCACCTTCATCGGGCCGAGCGCGGACAACATCCGGATGATGGGCGACAAGGCCAAGGCCCGCGAGACGATGAAGAAGGCGGGCGTGCCCGTGACCCCCGGCAGCGAGGGCGTGATCGCCAACAAGGACGAGGCCCTCAAGGTGGCCCGCCAGATCGGCTATCCCGTCCTGATCAAGGCCGTGGCCGGCGGGGGCGGCAAGGGGATGCGGATCGCGCGCAACGACGTGAGCCTGGTGCAGAGCTTCATGACCGCCGCCTCCGAGGCCGAGCGCGCGTTCGGCAACGCCGAGGTCTACATCGAGAAGTTCGTCGAGAAGGCGCGGCACATCGAGGTGCAGGTGTTCGGCGACCACTACGGCAACGTCGTGCACCTGGGTGAGCGCGACTGCAGCCTCCAGCGCCGGCACCAGAAACTGCTGGAGGAATCGCCGAGCCCGGCCATTACTCCGGACATCCGCAAGAAGCTGACCCGCGCGGCCGTGCGCGGCGCGGAGGCGGTCAAGTACCGCAACGCGGGGACGATCGAGTTCCTGTTCGACGTCGAGGCGAACCAGTTCTACTTCATGGAGATGAACACCCGCATCCAGGTGGAGCACCCGGTCACCGAGGAGGTGGCCGGCGTGGACCTGATCAAGGAGCAGATCAGCGTGGCGGCCGGGAACAAGCTCTCCTTCAGCGAGAAGACGCTGACCTTCCAGGGGCACGCCATCGAGGCGCGGGTGAACGCCGAGAACCCGTACAAGAACTTCACCCCCTCGCCGGGCCGGATCCAGTTCGTCTCCATGCCGGGCGGGCCGGGCGTCCGCGTCGATTCGCACGTCTATAACGGCTACGAGATCAACCCGCACTACGACTCGATGATCGGCAAGATCATCGTCCGCGGGCGCACCCGGGCGGAGGCCATCGCGAAGATGTCCCGC
The DNA window shown above is from Kiritimatiellia bacterium and carries:
- the cysS gene encoding cysteine--tRNA ligase, whose translation is MRLRFYNTLSRQVDPFEPLEAGHVRLYTCGPTVYNVAHIGNFRAYVFEDLLRRYLKFRGFRVTQVMNLTDVDDKTIKGARERGVSLNEFTRQYKDTFFEDLKTLNIEPAEFYPAATDHVPEMIALIGRLLETGHAYRSDDGSVYFSIKTFPSYGKLARLDISGLKAGARVAQDEYEKDNVADFALWKAWDEQDGEVAWDSPWGRGRPGWHIECSAMSMKYLGESFDIHTGGVDNMFPHHEDEIAQSEAATGKPFVKYWLHCAHLIVDGRKMSKSLGNFYTLRDVLGRGHTGREVRYVLMATHYRQWLNFTFDSLQAARSALDRLDEFRGRLETRAGEATDRGAPAWSDEGLDRFVAALDDDLNISGALGAVFDMVHAGNKALDAGEVDPPSARQALAVLQSMDRVLGLMPPKKAEVGANVRELAALRQKAREAKNWPEADRLRKELLALGWLVKDTPQGPELKKA
- a CDS encoding dTMP kinase, producing MRGKFITFEGPEGGGKTTQAKRLIARLEREGHDVLYAREPGGTPTGEAIRDILQYDKAGEPICRETEVLLFAASRAQLVRHVILPALESGRQVVCDRFADSTTAYQGFGRGFPVEQMLTINEFAINGANPDLTLLLDIDVGAGFERLARRHRETSSTWDRIEREERAFHEKVRQGYLELARRWPQRFRVVPAGRDPEAVEQEIWDHVRRILA
- a CDS encoding DNA polymerase III subunit, whose amino-acid sequence is MSAGSSLDRFSELFENLRQGHAAGRLAHAYLVVGAPRGNALALSEALLQLLFCTGESKPCGECAECRRVREHAHPDILWIEPESKGRQIKIDRIREELIPRLSQSAYGGGWKAGVLIQADRMKDAAANAFLKMLEEPPPSSLILLLTDAPQELLPTIVSRCHRLLLAEEPAARTEAWLGPLLEILRGDAPADALQALAQVARMKALLEGVRAAAEDEAPPQSPGEAEPDKDVEEARIRTRVLEARAGIVRRLLEWRRDVLLTVLGIGAEELRFPDEAAALRRQAAGLDYAAALRRFRAAEALHRQLERNVPDELAFEHLWLTG
- the accB gene encoding acetyl-CoA carboxylase biotin carboxyl carrier protein, whose translation is MDILTIKQIVALMKDNDLSEFEVEEKGLRMSIKRTLGGEPRVALSAVPMAPAPVMVSAAATAPGVAPVPAPAPAAPAEASEETKWTPVKSPIVGTFYRASSPDAEAFVTVGQSVEPDTVVCIIEAMKVMNEIKAETRGVVKKILVDNATAVQYGQTLILIEPA
- the accC gene encoding acetyl-CoA carboxylase biotin carboxylase subunit, with the protein product MFERILIANRGEIALRIIRACREMGIKTVAVHSEADESSMHVQLADESVCIGPAPARDSYLKIANIISAAEVADVDAIHPGYGFLSENAHFAEICENCKITFIGPSADNIRMMGDKAKARETMKKAGVPVTPGSEGVIANKDEALKVARQIGYPVLIKAVAGGGGKGMRIARNDVSLVQSFMTAASEAERAFGNAEVYIEKFVEKARHIEVQVFGDHYGNVVHLGERDCSLQRRHQKLLEESPSPAITPDIRKKLTRAAVRGAEAVKYRNAGTIEFLFDVEANQFYFMEMNTRIQVEHPVTEEVAGVDLIKEQISVAAGNKLSFSEKTLTFQGHAIEARVNAENPYKNFTPSPGRIQFVSMPGGPGVRVDSHVYNGYEINPHYDSMIGKIIVRGRTRAEAIAKMSRALSEFVMEGPSTTVPLCQALLGDTRFARGEYTTSFLESFMQEVFLITP